One genomic region from Bacteroidota bacterium encodes:
- a CDS encoding tetratricopeptide repeat protein, with amino-acid sequence MADPTPTDQAPLTEEDQEQRRALTRALRWSDGFALLFARVNVPRRRNILAERLKQEVADEIRVLEMRLTEPVADLAYRIAERLREDAEAGGDGEAVRRAVFVYGLEHSLPSGGEPIGTRRHAPLAVLNFKRELLKETAPVPIVVWLPEFALRTLMEGAPDLWAWRGGLFAFSTPRAETEQTWDTLRDQGWLGEYDGMTLAERRERAATLTALLDEYDARPDAAEPEIEDIRLSLTDRLARLRNRLGDYAGAEPLYRRALEVRERVLGPEHPDTIASVNGLGFLLRAKGDYAGAEPLCRRALEVRERTLGPEHPDTLTSVSHLGILLRSQGDYARAEPFYRRALSGRERVLGADHLATLVAVNNLAFLLRVQGSSSEAESLYRRALEARERVLGPDHPSTLVSVDGLGVLLREQGDYTEAEPLLRRALIERRRVLGLQHPRTLSSTSNLGLLLRLQGDYVGAEPLYRQALEGRKRVLGLEHPATLLSVSNLGLLQEDLGNYPKAESLYRHALEAQERVLGPEHPSTKVTRSNLSTLLKEKGEQG; translated from the coding sequence ATGGCCGACCCGACGCCGACTGACCAGGCTCCGCTTACCGAGGAAGACCAGGAGCAACGCCGAGCGCTCACGCGGGCGCTCCGGTGGTCCGACGGGTTCGCGCTCCTCTTCGCCCGCGTCAACGTCCCACGCCGGCGCAACATCCTCGCCGAGCGCCTCAAGCAGGAGGTAGCGGACGAGATCCGCGTCCTAGAGATGCGGCTGACCGAGCCGGTGGCCGACCTCGCTTACCGGATCGCCGAGCGGCTGCGGGAGGACGCCGAGGCAGGCGGCGATGGGGAAGCGGTGCGGCGGGCGGTCTTCGTCTACGGGCTGGAGCACAGCCTGCCCTCTGGCGGCGAGCCGATAGGCACTCGCCGCCACGCCCCGCTCGCCGTGCTCAACTTCAAGCGCGAACTGCTCAAAGAGACCGCCCCCGTCCCCATTGTGGTCTGGCTCCCCGAGTTCGCCCTCCGCACGCTCATGGAGGGCGCTCCCGACCTCTGGGCCTGGCGCGGCGGCCTCTTCGCCTTCTCCACACCCCGGGCTGAGACAGAGCAGACGTGGGACACGCTGCGCGACCAGGGTTGGTTGGGAGAATACGACGGGATGACTCTCGCCGAGCGCCGGGAGCGCGCTGCCACCCTCACCGCTCTGCTGGACGAATACGACGCCCGTCCTGATGCTGCCGAGCCGGAGATAGAGGATATCCGTCTCAGCCTGACTGATCGGCTCGCACGACTTCGCAACCGGCTAGGGGACTACGCGGGAGCCGAGCCGCTCTACCGCCGAGCGCTCGAAGTGCGCGAGCGGGTGCTGGGACCCGAACATCCTGATACCATTGCTTCAGTCAACGGTCTCGGTTTTCTCCTCCGAGCGAAAGGCGACTATGCTGGAGCCGAGCCTCTTTGTCGCAGAGCACTAGAAGTGCGCGAACGGACACTTGGGCCAGAACACCCCGACACGCTCACCTCGGTCAGCCACCTCGGGATTCTCCTTCGGTCACAAGGTGACTACGCCAGAGCTGAGCCCTTCTATCGCCGGGCCCTCAGCGGGCGTGAGCGTGTCTTGGGCGCAGATCATCTAGCCACTCTCGTGGCAGTCAATAACCTCGCTTTCCTCCTCCGAGTTCAAGGTAGCTCTTCCGAGGCAGAGTCTCTCTACCGTCGGGCCCTCGAAGCTCGTGAGCGCGTGCTCGGCCCTGATCATCCTAGCACTCTTGTCTCAGTAGATGGCCTTGGGGTGCTCCTTCGAGAGCAAGGCGACTATACCGAGGCCGAGCCACTCTTGCGACGAGCACTCATCGAGCGGAGGCGCGTGCTTGGTCTACAGCATCCTCGCACCCTTTCTTCAACTAGCAATCTCGGTCTCCTTTTGCGGCTGCAAGGTGACTATGTCGGAGCCGAGCCGCTCTACCGGCAGGCCCTCGAAGGGCGCAAACGTGTACTCGGTCTGGAGCATCCCGCTACCCTCTTGTCCGTGAGCAACCTCGGGCTTCTCCAGGAAGACCTCGGAAATTACCCCAAGGCGGAATCGCTCTACCGCCACGCTCTCGAAGCTCAGGAGAGAGTGCTTGGCCCAGAGCACCCCAGTACGAAAGTCACCCGCAGCAATCTCTCGACGTTACTGAAAGAGAAGGGAGAGCAGGGATAA
- a CDS encoding YigZ family protein, producing MSDTYRTVARSARAEPPKTKGSRFIGDAFPAATEAEAEAHLAAVRKREHAATHWCWAWRIGTGGDAFRYSDDGEPSGSAGAPILRQIDARDLTNTVVVVTRYYGGTKLGTGGLVRAYGEAASEALGAARIVEHVVRVPVRLRFAYDDTAPAMHTVSRFDAEITEQHYSDETELVVHVRRSEAEALQAAFVDALGGRGTAERIGEA from the coding sequence ATGTCCGATACCTACCGCACGGTCGCACGTTCCGCCCGCGCCGAGCCGCCGAAGACGAAGGGCTCCCGGTTTATCGGCGATGCGTTCCCGGCGGCGACCGAAGCCGAAGCTGAGGCGCACCTCGCGGCCGTCCGAAAGCGCGAGCACGCGGCCACCCACTGGTGCTGGGCGTGGCGCATCGGGACCGGAGGCGACGCCTTCCGCTACAGCGACGACGGCGAGCCGAGCGGCAGCGCCGGGGCCCCGATCCTCCGGCAGATCGACGCCCGCGACCTCACCAACACGGTCGTCGTCGTGACTCGGTACTACGGCGGGACGAAACTTGGCACCGGCGGCCTCGTCCGCGCCTACGGCGAGGCAGCATCCGAGGCGCTTGGCGCAGCGCGCATCGTGGAGCACGTCGTCCGCGTCCCGGTCCGGCTCCGGTTCGCCTACGACGACACGGCACCTGCGATGCACACCGTCAGCCGCTTCGACGCCGAGATCACCGAGCAGCACTACTCGGACGAGACCGAACTCGTCGTCCACGTCCGCCGCTCCGAAGCCGAGGCGCTCCAGGCTGCGTTCGTCGATGCCCTCGGCGGTCGCGGAACGGCTGAGCGCATAGGAGAGGCGTGA
- a CDS encoding ATP-dependent Clp protease adaptor ClpS has translation MRVWPRLGPAAPPARPAAPDVDVAAEDETEERIASPWRVILYNDEIHTFDEVIRQVIKATGCSAEQAERHAWTVHTEGKDRVFEGEFEDCFRVQGILREIQLVTEIEG, from the coding sequence ATGAGGGTGTGGCCTCGCCTCGGTCCCGCCGCACCGCCTGCCCGTCCGGCCGCGCCCGACGTGGACGTGGCGGCCGAGGACGAGACCGAGGAGCGCATCGCGTCGCCGTGGCGGGTGATCCTCTACAACGACGAGATCCACACCTTCGACGAGGTCATCCGGCAGGTTATCAAGGCGACGGGGTGCTCTGCGGAGCAGGCCGAGCGCCACGCGTGGACCGTCCACACCGAAGGCAAGGACCGCGTCTTTGAGGGCGAGTTCGAGGACTGCTTCCGCGTGCAGGGCATCCTCCGCGAGATCCAGCTCGTGACGGAGATCGAAGGATGA
- a CDS encoding phasin family protein, with protein MAKKKVTIVTKKKKSKAAGAADASSPKAGTRKTTAKKAAPKKSDGLLGVLPSLPSLPDLLDFPAGVADTAREVWMAGIGALSTVEEMGAEMFQSLVQKGEYWEQESRKKLTAASKTASDAAQGAKVAAGSLSKKPIEWTSAAETQIQRVVEDSIEGVLHRLNVPTHDEVQDLIGRVAALSGKVDALTQQRAAAEPKQPSASKADKKTSPESASSKRSAPSVPVYHVAPHDEGWAVEKEGSSRATSVHGTKAEAVKAGRERAKSGQTGRLVLHRQDGTIQDTFSYGEDG; from the coding sequence ATGGCCAAGAAGAAAGTCACCATCGTCACCAAGAAGAAAAAGAGCAAAGCGGCCGGGGCCGCCGACGCGTCCAGCCCGAAGGCGGGCACCAGGAAAACGACTGCCAAGAAGGCCGCCCCGAAGAAGTCCGACGGTCTGCTCGGTGTGCTGCCGAGCCTGCCCAGCCTTCCTGACCTGCTCGACTTCCCGGCGGGCGTCGCCGACACCGCCCGAGAGGTCTGGATGGCGGGCATCGGCGCGCTCTCGACCGTCGAGGAGATGGGGGCCGAGATGTTTCAGTCGCTCGTGCAGAAGGGCGAGTACTGGGAGCAGGAGAGCCGGAAGAAGCTGACCGCGGCGTCGAAGACCGCCAGCGACGCCGCCCAGGGCGCGAAGGTGGCGGCGGGGAGCCTGAGCAAGAAGCCCATCGAGTGGACGAGCGCCGCCGAGACCCAGATCCAGCGCGTGGTCGAGGACTCCATCGAAGGCGTTCTGCACCGCCTCAATGTCCCGACCCACGACGAGGTGCAGGACCTCATCGGGCGCGTCGCGGCGCTCTCCGGCAAGGTGGACGCGCTCACCCAGCAGCGCGCCGCGGCCGAGCCGAAGCAGCCGTCCGCGTCGAAGGCCGATAAGAAGACCTCGCCGGAGAGTGCGTCTTCGAAGCGAAGCGCCCCCAGCGTGCCGGTCTACCACGTTGCCCCGCACGACGAGGGGTGGGCCGTCGAGAAGGAGGGGAGCAGCCGCGCCACGAGCGTGCACGGGACGAAGGCTGAGGCCGTCAAGGCCGGGCGCGAGCGCGCCAAGTCGGGCCAGACGGGTCGCCTCGTTCTCCACCGCCAGGACGGGACGATCCAGGACACGTTCAGCTACGGCGAGGACGGCTAG
- the purS gene encoding phosphoribosylformylglycinamidine synthase subunit PurS: MFKATVRITLRPSILDPQGKAVRQALHSLGYAGIEGVRTGKLVELHIDAEDRGEAERIAREAAEKLLANPVMEDFAVEVSEVEAASA, encoded by the coding sequence GTGTTCAAAGCCACCGTTCGCATCACGCTCCGTCCGTCGATCCTGGACCCGCAGGGCAAGGCCGTCCGCCAGGCCTTGCACAGCCTCGGCTATGCCGGGATCGAAGGCGTGCGCACCGGCAAACTCGTCGAGCTTCACATCGACGCCGAGGACCGGGGCGAGGCCGAGCGCATCGCCCGCGAGGCGGCCGAGAAGCTCCTCGCCAATCCGGTGATGGAGGACTTCGCGGTCGAGGTCAGCGAGGTCGAGGCCGCCTCGGCGTGA
- a CDS encoding wax ester/triacylglycerol synthase family O-acyltransferase produces the protein MARRQKLGAADVAWLRMESPVNPMTIVGIIGFEEPMKLEDLKRLVEERLLIFERFRQRVVYKGPTAMWETDPHFDIDAHVHRAGLAEPNSKTSLEELVSELMSTPLDFSKSPWQFHLVESFDGGSALIGRLHHSIGDGIALIHVLLAMADEMFDPARATPAYGRDRTGESLTGRLFRRAGTAIDGLGRAAAGAITTGLGAVQRPGKALEWARQGMSMGAAASKIALMSSDSDTRFKAPATVVKRVAWSVPLPLGAVKAIAHGAGGKLNDVLMAAVTGALRRYLAGHGEPTAGVEIRSAIPVNLRPYERAFDLGNVFGLVFLSLPVGIAGARERLMEIKRQMDIIKSSAEPAVAYGILQTIGAGPALLHEQVVEVLSSKVSAVVTNVPGPRECLHFYGNEIRRIMFWVPRAGDIGLGVSVMSYAGTVMLGIATDAKMAPDPEALVAAFHNEIDALTAEFGT, from the coding sequence ATGGCACGCAGGCAGAAACTCGGCGCCGCCGACGTGGCCTGGCTCCGCATGGAGTCTCCCGTCAACCCGATGACGATCGTCGGCATCATTGGCTTCGAGGAGCCGATGAAGCTGGAGGACCTGAAGCGACTCGTCGAGGAGCGGCTGCTGATCTTCGAGCGCTTCCGGCAGCGGGTAGTCTACAAAGGTCCGACCGCGATGTGGGAGACCGATCCCCACTTCGACATCGACGCCCACGTCCACCGGGCGGGCCTCGCCGAGCCGAACAGCAAGACCTCGCTCGAAGAGCTGGTGAGCGAGCTGATGAGCACCCCACTCGACTTCTCGAAATCGCCGTGGCAGTTCCACCTCGTCGAGTCGTTCGACGGGGGAAGCGCCCTCATCGGCCGGCTGCACCACTCCATCGGCGACGGCATCGCGCTGATCCACGTACTCCTCGCGATGGCGGACGAGATGTTCGACCCGGCGCGGGCGACGCCGGCCTACGGGCGAGACCGCACCGGGGAGAGCCTGACGGGCCGCCTCTTCCGCCGGGCCGGGACTGCCATCGACGGGCTCGGCAGGGCTGCGGCGGGTGCCATCACGACCGGACTCGGCGCGGTGCAGCGTCCGGGCAAAGCGCTGGAGTGGGCGCGGCAAGGCATGAGCATGGGAGCGGCGGCGAGCAAGATCGCGCTCATGTCGTCGGACTCGGACACGCGCTTCAAGGCTCCGGCGACCGTCGTCAAGCGCGTCGCCTGGTCGGTTCCGCTCCCGCTCGGCGCCGTGAAGGCGATTGCGCACGGCGCGGGCGGCAAGCTGAACGATGTGCTGATGGCGGCCGTCACGGGTGCGCTCCGGCGCTACCTCGCCGGGCACGGCGAGCCGACGGCAGGGGTCGAGATCCGCTCGGCAATCCCGGTCAACCTTCGCCCCTACGAGCGGGCGTTCGACCTCGGCAACGTCTTCGGACTCGTCTTCCTCTCGCTCCCGGTCGGCATCGCAGGGGCCCGGGAGCGCCTGATGGAGATCAAGCGGCAGATGGACATCATCAAAAGCTCCGCCGAGCCCGCCGTCGCCTATGGCATCCTGCAGACGATCGGGGCCGGCCCGGCGCTGCTGCACGAACAGGTAGTCGAGGTCCTCTCGTCGAAAGTCTCAGCTGTCGTGACGAACGTGCCGGGGCCGCGCGAGTGCCTGCACTTCTACGGCAACGAGATCCGCCGAATCATGTTCTGGGTCCCGCGCGCGGGCGACATCGGCCTCGGCGTGAGCGTGATGAGCTACGCCGGCACCGTCATGCTCGGCATCGCCACCGACGCCAAGATGGCCCCCGACCCCGAGGCCCTCGTCGCGGCCTTCCACAACGAAATCGACGCGCTGACCGCAGAGTTTGGGACGTGA
- the pssA gene encoding CDP-diacylglycerol--serine O-phosphatidyltransferase, with the protein MDEAPAPQPPPQTRTPGPMLRQRRRVIRGVPPVAVPSFFTLMNLLSGFFSLIQTSAGNLEAAAWLVVLAAFFDLLDGLMARLARVSSDFGLELDSLSDVVSFGVAPSFLLYEFGLDQLGPLWGAILASLPALFGAVRLARFNTLADPEEKQGYFTGLPIPAQAGTVVVFILTFADSSWFDVLERRQISVLITLVLALSALMVSPVRFPALPQPNRSNLRAYPYRFLAFGVGLVLTLVGEVVFRAGEVGLLISAVVYLALGIGGAIRWAISAASEPDDASPDR; encoded by the coding sequence ATGGACGAAGCCCCCGCTCCGCAGCCGCCGCCTCAGACGCGCACGCCCGGCCCGATGCTGCGCCAGCGGCGGCGCGTGATCCGGGGTGTCCCGCCGGTAGCCGTGCCGAGCTTCTTCACGCTGATGAACCTGCTCAGCGGGTTCTTCTCGCTCATCCAGACCTCGGCCGGCAACCTGGAAGCGGCGGCGTGGCTCGTCGTCCTCGCCGCGTTCTTCGACCTGCTCGACGGGCTCATGGCCCGCCTCGCGCGCGTCTCCTCGGACTTCGGCCTCGAGCTCGACTCGCTCAGCGACGTGGTCTCGTTCGGCGTGGCCCCGTCGTTCCTGCTCTACGAGTTCGGCCTCGACCAGCTCGGGCCGCTGTGGGGGGCCATTCTGGCGAGCCTGCCGGCGCTCTTCGGAGCCGTCCGCCTCGCCCGGTTCAACACCCTCGCCGACCCCGAGGAGAAGCAGGGCTACTTCACCGGGCTCCCGATCCCGGCGCAGGCCGGGACGGTCGTCGTGTTCATCCTCACCTTCGCCGACTCGTCGTGGTTCGACGTGCTGGAGCGCCGGCAGATCTCGGTCCTCATCACGCTCGTGCTCGCGCTCTCGGCGCTCATGGTCTCGCCCGTCCGCTTCCCGGCGCTGCCCCAGCCCAACCGGTCCAACCTTCGGGCATACCCGTACCGGTTCTTGGCGTTTGGCGTCGGCCTGGTGCTGACGCTCGTCGGCGAGGTCGTATTCCGTGCCGGCGAGGTCGGCCTTCTCATCTCGGCCGTCGTGTATCTTGCCCTCGGGATCGGCGGCGCGATTCGCTGGGCGATCAGCGCCGCTTCCGAGCCCGACGACGCTTCTCCTGACCGCTGA
- a CDS encoding cytidine deaminase — protein MNAPDDSASALAALRGCVREASEAARVPYSTRPVGAALLLSDGLWVPGARVESASYPLTIPALLGAYVTATAGQRRDVRAAALSQPFEAGGAAWLASGLGLDVAVEEPDAVVFGSEPLPEVGARWVPFLDAAVPENDATGIALARQVAERAHVPASGFRVGCVLATEGGLLVPGCNVEHADWTRGLCAERTAVATAAAYGTGPVRRAYLSCPADPAGTPCGACRQLLVEYLPGVPVVMDRGEAVPETTTPEALLPDFFTGDTLRL, from the coding sequence ATGAACGCACCCGACGACTCTGCCTCCGCCCTCGCTGCGCTGCGCGGCTGCGTCCGCGAGGCGTCGGAGGCCGCCCGGGTGCCGTACTCCACACGTCCCGTCGGGGCAGCGCTGCTTCTTTCGGACGGGCTGTGGGTGCCGGGGGCCCGGGTCGAGAGCGCCTCCTACCCGCTGACGATCCCGGCGCTGCTCGGGGCCTACGTGACGGCGACGGCCGGGCAGCGGCGCGACGTGCGAGCGGCGGCGCTCTCGCAGCCGTTCGAGGCCGGCGGCGCGGCGTGGCTGGCTTCTGGACTCGGGCTGGACGTTGCCGTCGAAGAACCTGATGCGGTCGTGTTCGGGTCGGAGCCGTTGCCGGAGGTAGGAGCGCGCTGGGTGCCGTTCCTCGATGCGGCGGTGCCGGAGAACGACGCCACGGGCATCGCGCTCGCTCGGCAGGTGGCGGAGCGGGCCCACGTCCCGGCGTCGGGCTTCCGGGTCGGGTGCGTGCTGGCGACCGAGGGTGGCCTCCTCGTGCCCGGCTGCAACGTGGAGCACGCCGACTGGACGCGCGGCCTCTGCGCCGAGCGCACGGCCGTCGCCACCGCCGCGGCCTACGGCACCGGTCCGGTTCGGCGCGCCTATCTCTCCTGTCCCGCCGACCCGGCGGGGACGCCGTGCGGCGCGTGCCGGCAACTGCTGGTGGAGTACCTTCCCGGCGTTCCGGTCGTCATGGACCGGGGCGAGGCGGTGCCCGAGACGACCACGCCCGAGGCGCTTCTCCCGGACTTCTTCACCGGCGACACGCTGCGGCTGTGA
- a CDS encoding calcium/sodium antiporter, translating to MLVHVGVLLLGLVILYFGAEWLIRGASSLAVGFGIPPLVVGLTVVALGTSLPEFMTNFIAALGGNDGLALGNIIGSNIANVGLILGTSAVLVPLAVAPSTLRREYPIMLGVLVVFYLLALNETIGRFDGVLLIAGLVGFLGYLVRDVRRRSVGDGQVTASPELTMPLWKKVLLLAGGIVGLAAGANLMVTSAVAIAEIFGIDPVIVGLTIVAVGTSLPELAASIVGVFRSETDLAVGNVIGSNLLNVLFVVGTVAFVRPLSVEAEALRIHFPVMIGFGALILLAWFKHRLERWHGVLLLTAFVGYMAYLVLTALGRV from the coding sequence ATGCTCGTTCACGTCGGCGTGCTGCTGCTGGGGCTGGTGATTCTCTACTTCGGGGCGGAGTGGCTCATCAGAGGAGCGTCGAGCCTCGCGGTCGGGTTCGGGATTCCGCCGCTCGTGGTCGGGCTGACGGTGGTGGCGCTGGGGACGAGCCTGCCGGAGTTCATGACGAACTTCATCGCCGCCCTCGGCGGCAACGACGGCCTCGCGCTCGGCAACATCATCGGCTCGAACATCGCCAACGTCGGGCTGATCCTCGGCACGAGCGCCGTGCTCGTCCCGCTCGCCGTGGCTCCCTCGACGCTCAGGCGGGAGTACCCGATCATGCTCGGCGTCCTCGTCGTGTTCTACCTGCTGGCGCTCAACGAGACCATAGGCCGCTTCGACGGCGTCCTCCTGATCGCCGGGCTGGTGGGGTTCCTGGGCTACCTCGTGCGCGATGTGCGGCGCCGAAGCGTCGGGGACGGCCAGGTGACGGCGTCGCCCGAGCTGACGATGCCGCTCTGGAAGAAGGTGCTCTTGCTAGCCGGCGGCATCGTCGGGCTGGCCGCCGGGGCGAACCTGATGGTGACCTCGGCCGTGGCGATTGCCGAGATCTTCGGGATCGACCCCGTGATCGTCGGGCTGACGATCGTGGCGGTGGGCACGAGCCTGCCGGAGCTGGCGGCGTCCATCGTCGGCGTCTTCCGCAGCGAGACCGATCTCGCCGTGGGCAACGTGATCGGCTCGAACCTGCTCAACGTGCTGTTCGTGGTCGGGACCGTAGCGTTCGTGCGGCCGCTGAGCGTGGAGGCCGAGGCGCTGCGGATCCACTTCCCGGTCATGATCGGGTTCGGCGCGCTGATCCTGCTGGCCTGGTTCAAGCACCGTCTGGAGCGGTGGCACGGCGTGCTACTCCTGACCGCGTTCGTCGGCTACATGGCCTACCTCGTCCTTACCGCGCTCGGACGCGTCTGA
- a CDS encoding vWA domain-containing protein → MDLSLGYSPLLLVACLFAAAGLTWWTYGRSVPRLAPGRRAVLMALRGAALFVVLLLLFEPVLRQVEATEEPPVLAVLVDGSQSLGREDGAGDGAATARDALRRIPDVDGETRVYSFDAEASPLDARDSLRFDGVRTDIAGALSRVEADLDGQNLGGVLLISDGRYNTGRNPLYLAERYDVPIYTATVGDTTQQRDVLVARVTTNEIAYAGVELPVQVAVRADGFGGERATVSLFERGERLASQQVTLPEGGVEATVDLSLVPEAEGLRRYTIAVTRFDGEVTYGNNTEAVAVRVLSNRRRVLLLAAAPGPDLAALRQVLATDPNLEVVPRTQRSPGTFYEGRLPTLEGFDAVLLAGWPGRAADRATAQRVAAAAGAGVPLLFLLTRQTDLPSLRSTFGDALPAIPEVVRTTFTEAALVPTAAGALHPVLQVPAVPPGLLDRLPPVALSDSRWAAAPDARVLATVRVRGVPLGDPMLLVRQRGRARSAALLAAGTWRWQNVPADLDAVAGFYPGLVENLLRWLTTREDDRPVRVRPVRSLFGEGEAVQFTGQVYDESLAPIPDASVQVRITAPDGTTSPFAMRAVGSGRYTLDAGTLPEGDYTFRAEAERAGAALGTDRGAFAVGALALEFRDTQADAALMRGLARRSGGTVIDPADLDELPARLAAGGFGPRLVEEERETELWHLAWLLAVVIALLAAEWVLRKRSGMV, encoded by the coding sequence ATGGACCTCTCGCTCGGCTACTCCCCTCTGCTGCTCGTCGCCTGCCTGTTCGCGGCAGCGGGGCTGACGTGGTGGACCTACGGGCGGAGCGTGCCGCGCCTCGCGCCGGGCCGCCGGGCCGTGCTGATGGCGCTGCGCGGGGCCGCGCTCTTCGTCGTTCTCCTGCTGCTCTTCGAACCCGTGCTCCGGCAGGTCGAGGCGACCGAGGAGCCGCCGGTGCTGGCCGTGCTCGTCGACGGCAGCCAGAGCCTCGGCCGCGAGGACGGCGCGGGCGACGGAGCCGCGACGGCCCGCGACGCCCTCCGCCGGATTCCCGACGTGGACGGCGAGACGCGTGTCTACAGCTTCGACGCGGAAGCTTCGCCGCTCGACGCCCGCGACTCGCTCCGGTTCGACGGCGTGCGGACTGACATCGCCGGGGCGCTCAGCCGGGTCGAGGCCGACCTCGACGGGCAGAACCTCGGCGGCGTGCTGTTGATCTCGGACGGGCGCTACAACACCGGCCGCAACCCGCTCTACCTCGCCGAGCGCTACGACGTGCCGATCTACACCGCCACCGTCGGCGACACGACGCAGCAGCGCGACGTGCTGGTTGCCCGCGTGACGACCAACGAGATCGCCTACGCCGGCGTCGAACTCCCCGTGCAGGTCGCCGTCCGGGCCGACGGCTTCGGCGGCGAGCGGGCGACGGTCTCGCTCTTCGAGCGCGGCGAGCGTCTCGCCTCGCAGCAGGTGACGCTCCCCGAGGGCGGAGTCGAGGCGACGGTCGACCTCTCGCTCGTGCCCGAAGCCGAGGGGCTCCGCCGCTACACGATTGCCGTGACCCGGTTCGACGGCGAGGTGACGTACGGCAACAACACCGAGGCCGTCGCCGTGCGCGTGCTCTCGAACCGGCGCCGCGTCCTGCTCCTCGCCGCCGCGCCCGGCCCCGACCTCGCCGCGCTCCGCCAGGTCCTCGCAACCGACCCGAACCTTGAGGTCGTCCCGCGCACCCAGCGCTCGCCGGGTACGTTCTACGAGGGCCGCCTCCCCACGCTCGAAGGGTTCGACGCCGTCCTCCTCGCTGGGTGGCCGGGGCGGGCGGCCGACCGGGCAACGGCGCAGCGCGTCGCCGCCGCCGCCGGGGCCGGCGTCCCGCTCCTGTTTCTTCTCACACGACAGACGGATCTTCCCTCGCTCCGGTCTACTTTCGGCGATGCACTTCCAGCGATACCTGAAGTCGTCCGCACAACGTTCACCGAGGCCGCCCTCGTCCCGACCGCGGCAGGCGCGCTCCACCCGGTCCTCCAGGTCCCAGCCGTTCCGCCGGGCCTCCTCGACCGGCTCCCGCCCGTCGCGCTGAGCGACAGCCGCTGGGCCGCCGCCCCCGACGCCCGCGTCCTCGCGACGGTCCGCGTGCGCGGCGTTCCGCTCGGCGACCCCATGCTCCTCGTCCGGCAGCGAGGTCGTGCGCGCTCCGCCGCCCTCCTCGCCGCCGGGACCTGGCGCTGGCAGAACGTCCCGGCCGACCTCGATGCCGTCGCAGGGTTCTACCCCGGCCTCGTCGAGAACCTGCTGCGCTGGCTGACGACCCGCGAGGACGACCGCCCGGTCCGCGTCCGCCCCGTGCGCTCGCTCTTCGGCGAGGGCGAGGCGGTGCAATTCACCGGGCAGGTCTACGACGAAAGCCTCGCGCCCATTCCCGACGCCTCGGTCCAGGTCCGCATCACCGCCCCCGACGGGACCACCTCACCCTTCGCGATGCGCGCGGTCGGGAGCGGCCGCTACACGCTCGACGCGGGCACGCTACCCGAGGGCGACTACACGTTCCGCGCCGAGGCCGAGCGCGCGGGCGCGGCCCTCGGCACCGACCGAGGCGCGTTCGCCGTCGGCGCGCTCGCGCTCGAGTTCCGCGACACCCAGGCCGACGCCGCCCTGATGCGCGGCCTCGCCCGCCGCTCCGGCGGCACCGTGATCGACCCGGCCGACCTGGACGAGCTCCCGGCACGCCTCGCGGCGGGCGGCTTCGGGCCGCGCCTCGTCGAGGAGGAGCGCGAGACTGAGTTGTGGCACCTCGCGTGGCTGCTCGCCGTCGTGATCGCCCTCCTCGCGGCGGAGTGGGTGCTCCGCAAGCGCTCCGGGATGGTCTGA